In Prochlorococcus marinus CUG1415, the sequence TATTCAATTAAAAAAAAAGGGAATTAAAGTAATTGGAGAAATTAATGTTGCATGGGAAATTTTAAAAGACACAAATTGGATAGGTATTACTGGCACTAATGGTAAGACTACTGTTACTCATTTACTAAGTCATATACTCTGCGAGAATGAATTATATGCTCCTTTTGCTGGAAATATTGGTACACCTTTATGTAAATATGCTTACTCTAAAAAACACGAAACAATTGACTGGGTTGTAGCTGAATTAAGCAGTTATCAAATAGAAATATCTCCAGAAGTAAAACCTAACATTGGAATCTGGACAACCTTCACAGAAGATCATCTTGAAAGACATAAAACACTTGAAAACTATTTCAACATAAAAAAAAGCTTGCTAGAAAAATCAGATTTTAGAATTTATAATTATGACGATGAAAATCTAAGAAATCACTATAGTTCACTATCAAAAGGGGTTTGGATAACAACTAGTTTAGATCAATCAAATTTAATTCAATGCGATTATTGGATAGATGATCAAGCATTCATTGTTGAAAGAGGGAAGAGACTATTCAAACTAGAACATTTTTCTTTAAAAGGAATGCATAATCTTCAAAATCTTCTATTAGTAATAGCAGCAGCAAGAAAAGTTGGATTATCTGGAAAGAAGATTAAAGATTCTTTATCTAATTACAAACAATTACCTCATAGGATGGAAACAATTTACAAAAATAATGATCTGGAAATAATTAATGATAGTAAAGCTACGAATTTTGATTCATCTATTGCAGGAATAAATTCAATTGAAGGTCAAATAATAATAATTTCTGGAGGCAGATTAAAAGGCAATGAATACAGTGAATGGATAAAAGTTTTAAAGAAAAAAGTTAAATGTGTTTTTCTTTTTGGAGAAAGCTCAAAAGTCCTAAAAATAGCGCTTATTAATGATGGATTTAAAAAAGATAT encodes:
- the murD gene encoding UDP-N-acetylmuramoyl-L-alanine--D-glutamate ligase, yielding MIDNNHLSKRKKINLVIGLGKSGFWAAKYLRSINKRVIVWESKDGEEFAETKTKLEELNILVSLNKEFVFEEIHPFVKEIESVVVSPSIPYDHETIIQLKKKGIKVIGEINVAWEILKDTNWIGITGTNGKTTVTHLLSHILCENELYAPFAGNIGTPLCKYAYSKKHETIDWVVAELSSYQIEISPEVKPNIGIWTTFTEDHLERHKTLENYFNIKKSLLEKSDFRIYNYDDENLRNHYSSLSKGVWITTSLDQSNLIQCDYWIDDQAFIVERGKRLFKLEHFSLKGMHNLQNLLLVIAAARKVGLSGKKIKDSLSNYKQLPHRMETIYKNNDLEIINDSKATNFDSSIAGINSIEGQIIIISGGRLKGNEYSEWIKVLKKKVKCVFLFGESSKVLKIALINDGFKKDIFEFSELKELLSFVFHYLQNNKVGTLLFSPSCSSFDQFKNYEERGDHFKKLISKKLKVN